One region of Juglans microcarpa x Juglans regia isolate MS1-56 chromosome 7S, Jm3101_v1.0, whole genome shotgun sequence genomic DNA includes:
- the LOC121240400 gene encoding probably inactive leucine-rich repeat receptor-like protein kinase At5g48380, whose protein sequence is MTMVLNCRLLAAIIVAPLLLLLSCSLSYGTETDIYCLRKLKESLEDPYNYLKSSWNFDNNTEGFICKFTGVDCWHPDENKVLNIRLSDMGLKGQFPRSIQNCSSLTGLDLSSNELFGSIPQDIYNILSYVTVLDLSSNNLSGEIPVSLSNCTYLNTLKLDHNRLTGQIPLQLSQLPRIKTFSVANNLLTGPVPSFANDSILADSYANNPGLCGKPLDPCQSAPKKSRTVLIVAAAVGGVTVSALGVTIGMFFLLRRVSVKKKDDDPEGNKWAKSLKGTKGIKVSMFEMSASKMRVNDLMKATNNFSKDNIIGSGRTGTMYKAVLDDGTPLMVKRLQESQHSEKEFLSEMGTLGSVKHHNLVPLLGFCVAKKERLLVYKHMPNGTLYDQLHHVPDGGKLMEWPLRLKIGIGAARALAWLHHNCNPRIIHRNISSKCILLDVDFEPKISDFGLARLMNPIDTHMSTFVNGEFGDLGYVAPEYARTLVATPKGDIYSFGTVLLELVTGERPTHVAKAPEDFKGNLVEWITQLSSNSQLHYAIDKSLVGTGVDGETFQFLKVACSCVASNPKDRPTMFEVYQLLRAIGERYNFTIEDEMLMPSDTGDANYMEELIVAHEVKEKN, encoded by the exons ATGACAATGGTTCTGAATTGCCGACTTCTTGCTGCCATTATCGTTGCTCCTCTCTTGCTGCTACTTAGTTGTAGTTTGAGTTATGGTACCGAGACCGACATTTACTGCTTAAGAAAATTGAAGGAATCACTTGAGGATCCTTATAATTACTTGAAATCTTCATGGAATTTTGACAACAATACCGAGGGCTTCATCTGTAAATTTACGGGGGTTGATTGTTGGCATCCTGATGAGAACAAGGTTTTAAATATACGGCTTTCAGATATGGGGCTAAAGGGCCAGTTTCCTCGTAGCATTCAGAATTGCTCGAGCTTAACAGGGTTAGATCTTTCTAGCAACGAACTGTTTGGAAGTATTCCGCAAGATATCTACAACATTTTATCTTATGTGACAGTTCTTGATCTCTCATCTAATAATTTATCGGGGGAGATCCCTGTTAGCCTTTCGAATTGTACTTATTTGAATACACTTAAACTCGACCATAACAGGTTGACTGGTCAGATTCCTCTACAACTTAGCCAGCTTCCTCGGATTAAGACATTTAGTGTGGCGAACAATCTTTTGACAGGGCCAGTCCCTTCCTTTGCCAATGATTCAATTCTAGCAGATAGTTATGCAAATAATCCTGGACTATGTGGGAAACCTTTGGATCCTTGCCAGTCAGCTCCAAAGAAGTCTCGCACTGTACTTATTGTGGCAGCAGCAGTTGGTGGGGTAACTGTTTCAGCCTTAGGTGTGACTATTGGTATGTTCTTCTTGTTACGTAGAGTGTCTGTGAAGAAGAAGGACGATGACCCTGAAGGAAACAAATGGGCAAAGAGTTTAAAGGGAACTAAAGGCATCAAG GTATCCATGTTTGAAATGTCAGCTTCGAAAATGAGAGTCAATGATCTCATGAAGGCTACTAACAACTTTAGCAAAGACAATATCATTGGGTCAGGAAGAACAGGAACCATGTACAAAGCCGTCCTTGATGATGGCACTCCGCTTATGGTTAAGAGGTTGCAGGAATCTCAACACTCCGAGAAAGAATTTTTGTCTGAAATGGGTACCCTTGGGAGTGTAAAACACCATAACTTGGTTCCCCTTCTAGGTTTTTGTGTGGCTAAGAAGGAGAGGCTTTTGGTTTACAAGCACATGCCAAATGGTACCCTTTATGATCAACTGCATCATGTTCCTGATGGTGGCAAGCTTATGGAGTGGCCTTTGAGGCTAAAGATTGGGATAGGGGCAGCCAGAGCATTAGCATGGCTCCATCATAACTGCAATCCCCGTATTATCCACCGAAACATAAGCTCCAAATGCATCTTACTGGATGTGGATTTTGAGCCCAAAATATCTGATTTTGGCCTTGCTAGGCTCATGAACCCAATTGATACACATATGAGTACTTTTGTGAATGGGGAGTTTGGGGATTTGGGTTATGTCGCTCCTGAGTATGCACGAACTCTGGTGGCTACTCCAAAGGGTGATATTTACAGCTTTGGAACTGTGCTTCTTGAGTTGGTGACTGGTGAGAGACCTACACATGTCGCTAAAGCTCCTGAAGACTTCAAAGGAAATTTGGTAGAATGGATTACACAGCTGTCGAGCAACTCCCAACTCCATTATGCCATCGATAAATCGTTGGTTGGGACCGGTGTGGATGGTGAGACTTTTCAGTTTCTTAAAGTTGCATGTAGTTGTGTAGCATCAAATCCCAAGGACAGGCCTACTATGTTTGAAGTGTACCAGCTTCTAAGAGCTATTGGTGAACGATACAATTTCACAATTGAGGATGAGATGCTGATGCCTTCCGACACTGGTGATGCTAATTACATGGAGGAACTTATTGTTGCTCATGAGGTAAAGGAGAAGAATTGA